A single window of Salvia splendens isolate huo1 chromosome 8, SspV2, whole genome shotgun sequence DNA harbors:
- the LOC121743300 gene encoding pumilio homolog 2-like isoform X2 has translation MLPEMGRRPIVGNSENSYPDEFEQEIGMLLREQRRQEADDLEKELNLYRSGSAPPTVDGSLSAVGGLFNHGASGGTAESGAGVSAAIAEFARNNNGNGFMSEEELRSDPAYLSYYYSNVNLNPRLPPPLLSREDWRFAQRLQGGSSAIGDKRKVNRSDSGNGGRSLFSMPPGFNLKKQESENEDKLQGSVEWGGDGLIGLPGLGLGSKQKSLAEIFQDDMNRATPVPGHPSHPASRNAFDENSSAMASTGAELAHLRRELSSSDLVHSTSYTLTSSAPQHTGTAASFSYAAVLGASLSRSSTPDPQRIERAPSPCPTPIGGGRGGNSEKRNINSPNSFNGVASHSNEPADLAVALSGLNLSNGIVDEENHSSSQIESDADDHNNYSFNLQGGQNNTRQQSYKKKHEAGPYNMYTVPQAGKIMPSDSGMRNGGGSDLNANGGGGGISQYHHLDSPNSSFSNYGLSGYPMSPISGQLGGSNLPPLFENAAAASAMAIPGMDSRMLGGSNMGAAAEHSLGRLGNQVLGSALQAPCVDPMYQQYMRTAEYAAQVTALNDPSFDRNYMGNSYMDLLQKAYLANMISPQKSQYGAPLGGKTGVSSPHGYYGNPAFGLGVSYPGSPLASSVIPNSGGLGSPLRHGDFNVRYPGGLRNVPGSIIGPWSLDNMDSTFASSLLEEFKSNKAKCFELSEIVGHVVEFSADQYGSRFIQQKLETATVEEKNMVFEEIFPQALALMTDVFGNYVIQKFFEHGMASQRRELAGKLFGHVLNLSLQMYGCRVIQKAIEVVDVDQKIKMVEELDGHVMRCVRDQNGNHVIQKCIECVPEEHIQFIISTFYDQVVTLSTHPYGCRVIQRVLEHCKDETTQSKVMEEILGSVSMLAQDQYGNYVIQHVLGHGKPHERSTIIQELAGNIVQMSQQKFASNVVEKCLTFSDPSERQLLVNEMLGTTDENEPLQAMMKDQFANYVVQKVLETCSDQQRELIMSRIRVHLNALKKYTYGKHIVARVEKLVAAGERRIAAQTPIA, from the exons ATGTTACCCGAAATGGGTAGGAGGCCGATTGttggaaatagtgaaaattCATATCCGGATGAGTTTGAGCAGGAAATAGGGATGTTGCTCCGTGAACAGAGGAGGCAAGAGGCTGATGATCTTGAAAAGGAGCTTAATTTGTATAGAAGTGGATCAGCTCCACCGACAGTGGATGGCTCACTAAGTGCAGTTGGTGGGTTGTTCAACCATGGGGCCAGTGGTGGCACTGCTGAAAGTGGAGCTGGTGTTAGTGCAGCAATCGCTGAGTTTGCAAGAAATAATAATGGTAACGGGTTCATGTCCGAGGAGGAGCTTAGGTCTGATCCTGCGTATTTATCTTACTATTACTCGAATGTTAATTTGAACCCACGGCTGCCGCCTCCTCTGTTGTCAAGAGAGGATTGGCGGTTTGCTCAGAGGCTACAAGGAGGGAGTTCTGCTATTGGGGATAAGAGGAAGGTGAACAGGAGTGACAGTGGCAATGGTGGGAGATCCCTCTTTTCGATGCCCCCTGGTTTTAATCTGAAGAAGCAAGAAAGTGAGAATGAGGACAAACTGCAGGGTTCTGTAGAGTGGGGTGGTGATGGACTTATTGGTTTGCCTGGATTAGGACTAGGTAGCAAGCAGAAGAGCCTGGCAGAGATTTTTCAG GATGACATGAACCGTGCTACTCCCGTTCCCGGACACCCTTCTCACCCAGCTAGCAGAAATGCTTTTGATGAAAATTCTAGTGCTATGGCTTCAACAGGGGCTGAGTTAGCTCATCTGCGTCGGGAATTGTCTTCATCTGATCTAGTACACTCAACTTCATATACACTGACCTCATCTGCTCCTCAGCACACAGGAACAGCTGCGTCATTCTCTTATGCTGCTGTCTTGGGCGCATCCTTGTCAAGAAGCTCAACTCCTGATCCTCAACGCATCGAAAGAGCACCAAGTCCTTGCCCAACTCCCATTGGTGGAGGCAGGGGGGGAAATTCAGAGAAAAGAAACATAAATAGTCCTAACTCTTTCAATGGTGTAGCTTCCCATTCCAATGAACCTGCTGATCTTGCGGTTGCTTTATCTGGCTTGAACCTTTCAAATGGCATCGTGGATGAGGAGAATCATTCATCCTCCCAGATTGAGTCGGATGCTGATGACCAcaataattattcttttaatctTCAGGGAGGCCAGAATAACACTAGGCAACAATCTTATAAGAAGAAACATGAAGCTGGGCCATATAATATGTATACTGTTCCCCAGGCAGGTAAAATAATGCCTTCTGATTCTGGTATGAGAAATGGAGGTGGATCAGATTTAAACG CTAATGGCGGGGGAGGTGGAATTTCTCAGTATCACCATCTGGATAGTCCTAACTCATCATTTTCGAATTATGGATTAAGCGGGTACCCTATGAGTCCAATATCAGGTCAACTTGGTGGGTCTAATTTGCCACCATTGTTTGAAAACGCTGCTGCTGCATCAGCTATGGCTATACCTGGGATGGACTCTAGGATGTTGGGGGGATCAAATATGGGTGCTGCTGCTGAGCATAGCCTTGGAAGATTAGGAAATCAGGTTCTGGGTAGCGCCCTGCAGGCACCTTGTGTCGACCCTATGTATCAGCAGTATATGAGAACCGCTGAATATGCTGCACAAGTAACCGCTCTCAATGATCCTTCTTTCGATAGGAACTATATGGGTAACTCATACATGGACCTGCTCCAGAAAGCCTATCTTGCGAATATGATATCTCCTCAGAAATCTCAATATGGTGCTCCATTGGGTGGTAAAACAGGTGTATCTAGCCCTCATGGTTACTATGGGAATCCTGCTTTTGGGCTCGGAGTGTCATATCCTGGAAGTCCCCTGGCTAGTTCAGTAATTCCTAATTCTGGAGGCCTTGGTAGCCCTCTAAGGCATGGAGACTTCAATGTCAGATACCCTGGTGGGTTAAGAAATGTTCCCGGGAGCATAATTGGACCCTGGTCCTTGGATAACATGGATAGTACTTTTGCTTCTTCACTGCTGGAAGAGTTCAAGAGCAATAAAGCAAAGTGCTTTGAACTTTCAGAGATTGTTGGTCATGTCGTTGAATTCAG TGCTGATCAATATGGAAGCCGATTCATTCAACAAAAGCTTGAAACTGCAACAGTAGAAGAGAAGAACATGGTTTTTGAGGAAATTTTTCCACAAGCTCTTGCATTAATGACTGATGTGTTTGGTAATTATGTAATCCAAAAG TTCTTCGAACATGGTATGGCATCTCAACGAAGAGAGCTGGCTGGCAAGCTTTTTGGTCATGTACTTAACCTAAGCCTCCAAATGTATGGTTGTAGAGTGATCCAAAAG GCAATAGAAGTTGTCGATGTGGATCAAAAGATCAAAATGGTGGAGGAGCTGGATGGGCACGTCATGCGTTGTGTTCGTGATCAGAATGGGAATCATGTTATCCAGAAGTGCATCGAGTGTGTCCCAGAGGAGCATATTCAGTTTATTATCTCAACATTCTATGATCAAGTTGTGACCCTCTCGACCCACCCTTATGGTTGCCGTGTGATTCAG CGAGTTTTAGAGCACTGTAAGGATGAAACTACCCAGAGCAAAGttatggaagaaattttgggaTCTGTAAGTATGCTGGCACAAGATCAGTATGGGAACTATGTTATTCAG CATGTACTGGGGCATGGAAAGCCACACGAGCGATCAACCATCATTCAGGAATTAGCTGGGAATATTGTCCAGATGAGCCAACAGAAGTTTGCATCAAATGTTGTCGAAAAATGCTTAACATTTAGTGATCCTAGTGAACGCCAACTGTTGGTGAATGAGATGCTTGGAACAACTGATGAGAATGAGCCTCTTCAG GCCATGATGAAAGACCAATTTGCAAATTACGTTGTACAGAAAGTTTTAGAAACTTGTAGTGATCAGCAGCGTGAATTGATCATGTCAAGAATAAGAGTCCACTTGAACGCATTAAAGAAATACACATATGGGAAGCACATAGTAGCCCGTGTGGAGAAACTTGTTGCTGCTGGGG AGAGGAGAATTGCTGCTCAGACCCCAATAGCGTAG
- the LOC121743300 gene encoding pumilio homolog 2-like isoform X1 has translation MLPEMGRRPIVGNSENSYPDEFEQEIGMLLREQRRQEADDLEKELNLYRSGSAPPTVDGSLSAVGGLFNHGASGGTAESGAGVSAAIAEFARNNNGNGFMSEEELRSDPAYLSYYYSNVNLNPRLPPPLLSREDWRFAQRLQGGSSAIGDKRKVNRSDSGNGGRSLFSMPPGFNLKKQESENEDKLQGSVEWGGDGLIGLPGLGLGSKQKSLAEIFQDDMNRATPVPGHPSHPASRNAFDENSSAMASTGAELAHLRRELSSSDLVHSTSYTLTSSAPQHTGTAASFSYAAVLGASLSRSSTPDPQRIERAPSPCPTPIGGGRGGNSEKRNINSPNSFNGVASHSNEPADLAVALSGLNLSNGIVDEENHSSSQIESDADDHNNYSFNLQGGQNNTRQQSYKKKHEAGPYNMYTVPQAGKIMPSDSGMRNGGGSDLNGNHSFQSELHRNVVPSNNSYLQVSPNAAANGGGGGISQYHHLDSPNSSFSNYGLSGYPMSPISGQLGGSNLPPLFENAAAASAMAIPGMDSRMLGGSNMGAAAEHSLGRLGNQVLGSALQAPCVDPMYQQYMRTAEYAAQVTALNDPSFDRNYMGNSYMDLLQKAYLANMISPQKSQYGAPLGGKTGVSSPHGYYGNPAFGLGVSYPGSPLASSVIPNSGGLGSPLRHGDFNVRYPGGLRNVPGSIIGPWSLDNMDSTFASSLLEEFKSNKAKCFELSEIVGHVVEFSADQYGSRFIQQKLETATVEEKNMVFEEIFPQALALMTDVFGNYVIQKFFEHGMASQRRELAGKLFGHVLNLSLQMYGCRVIQKAIEVVDVDQKIKMVEELDGHVMRCVRDQNGNHVIQKCIECVPEEHIQFIISTFYDQVVTLSTHPYGCRVIQRVLEHCKDETTQSKVMEEILGSVSMLAQDQYGNYVIQHVLGHGKPHERSTIIQELAGNIVQMSQQKFASNVVEKCLTFSDPSERQLLVNEMLGTTDENEPLQAMMKDQFANYVVQKVLETCSDQQRELIMSRIRVHLNALKKYTYGKHIVARVEKLVAAGERRIAAQTPIA, from the exons ATGTTACCCGAAATGGGTAGGAGGCCGATTGttggaaatagtgaaaattCATATCCGGATGAGTTTGAGCAGGAAATAGGGATGTTGCTCCGTGAACAGAGGAGGCAAGAGGCTGATGATCTTGAAAAGGAGCTTAATTTGTATAGAAGTGGATCAGCTCCACCGACAGTGGATGGCTCACTAAGTGCAGTTGGTGGGTTGTTCAACCATGGGGCCAGTGGTGGCACTGCTGAAAGTGGAGCTGGTGTTAGTGCAGCAATCGCTGAGTTTGCAAGAAATAATAATGGTAACGGGTTCATGTCCGAGGAGGAGCTTAGGTCTGATCCTGCGTATTTATCTTACTATTACTCGAATGTTAATTTGAACCCACGGCTGCCGCCTCCTCTGTTGTCAAGAGAGGATTGGCGGTTTGCTCAGAGGCTACAAGGAGGGAGTTCTGCTATTGGGGATAAGAGGAAGGTGAACAGGAGTGACAGTGGCAATGGTGGGAGATCCCTCTTTTCGATGCCCCCTGGTTTTAATCTGAAGAAGCAAGAAAGTGAGAATGAGGACAAACTGCAGGGTTCTGTAGAGTGGGGTGGTGATGGACTTATTGGTTTGCCTGGATTAGGACTAGGTAGCAAGCAGAAGAGCCTGGCAGAGATTTTTCAG GATGACATGAACCGTGCTACTCCCGTTCCCGGACACCCTTCTCACCCAGCTAGCAGAAATGCTTTTGATGAAAATTCTAGTGCTATGGCTTCAACAGGGGCTGAGTTAGCTCATCTGCGTCGGGAATTGTCTTCATCTGATCTAGTACACTCAACTTCATATACACTGACCTCATCTGCTCCTCAGCACACAGGAACAGCTGCGTCATTCTCTTATGCTGCTGTCTTGGGCGCATCCTTGTCAAGAAGCTCAACTCCTGATCCTCAACGCATCGAAAGAGCACCAAGTCCTTGCCCAACTCCCATTGGTGGAGGCAGGGGGGGAAATTCAGAGAAAAGAAACATAAATAGTCCTAACTCTTTCAATGGTGTAGCTTCCCATTCCAATGAACCTGCTGATCTTGCGGTTGCTTTATCTGGCTTGAACCTTTCAAATGGCATCGTGGATGAGGAGAATCATTCATCCTCCCAGATTGAGTCGGATGCTGATGACCAcaataattattcttttaatctTCAGGGAGGCCAGAATAACACTAGGCAACAATCTTATAAGAAGAAACATGAAGCTGGGCCATATAATATGTATACTGTTCCCCAGGCAGGTAAAATAATGCCTTCTGATTCTGGTATGAGAAATGGAGGTGGATCAGATTTAAACGGTAATCATTCTTTTCAATCTGAGCTGCACAGAAATGTTGTCCCTTCTAATAATTCATACCTGCAAGTTTCTCCTAATGCTGCAGCTAATGGCGGGGGAGGTGGAATTTCTCAGTATCACCATCTGGATAGTCCTAACTCATCATTTTCGAATTATGGATTAAGCGGGTACCCTATGAGTCCAATATCAGGTCAACTTGGTGGGTCTAATTTGCCACCATTGTTTGAAAACGCTGCTGCTGCATCAGCTATGGCTATACCTGGGATGGACTCTAGGATGTTGGGGGGATCAAATATGGGTGCTGCTGCTGAGCATAGCCTTGGAAGATTAGGAAATCAGGTTCTGGGTAGCGCCCTGCAGGCACCTTGTGTCGACCCTATGTATCAGCAGTATATGAGAACCGCTGAATATGCTGCACAAGTAACCGCTCTCAATGATCCTTCTTTCGATAGGAACTATATGGGTAACTCATACATGGACCTGCTCCAGAAAGCCTATCTTGCGAATATGATATCTCCTCAGAAATCTCAATATGGTGCTCCATTGGGTGGTAAAACAGGTGTATCTAGCCCTCATGGTTACTATGGGAATCCTGCTTTTGGGCTCGGAGTGTCATATCCTGGAAGTCCCCTGGCTAGTTCAGTAATTCCTAATTCTGGAGGCCTTGGTAGCCCTCTAAGGCATGGAGACTTCAATGTCAGATACCCTGGTGGGTTAAGAAATGTTCCCGGGAGCATAATTGGACCCTGGTCCTTGGATAACATGGATAGTACTTTTGCTTCTTCACTGCTGGAAGAGTTCAAGAGCAATAAAGCAAAGTGCTTTGAACTTTCAGAGATTGTTGGTCATGTCGTTGAATTCAG TGCTGATCAATATGGAAGCCGATTCATTCAACAAAAGCTTGAAACTGCAACAGTAGAAGAGAAGAACATGGTTTTTGAGGAAATTTTTCCACAAGCTCTTGCATTAATGACTGATGTGTTTGGTAATTATGTAATCCAAAAG TTCTTCGAACATGGTATGGCATCTCAACGAAGAGAGCTGGCTGGCAAGCTTTTTGGTCATGTACTTAACCTAAGCCTCCAAATGTATGGTTGTAGAGTGATCCAAAAG GCAATAGAAGTTGTCGATGTGGATCAAAAGATCAAAATGGTGGAGGAGCTGGATGGGCACGTCATGCGTTGTGTTCGTGATCAGAATGGGAATCATGTTATCCAGAAGTGCATCGAGTGTGTCCCAGAGGAGCATATTCAGTTTATTATCTCAACATTCTATGATCAAGTTGTGACCCTCTCGACCCACCCTTATGGTTGCCGTGTGATTCAG CGAGTTTTAGAGCACTGTAAGGATGAAACTACCCAGAGCAAAGttatggaagaaattttgggaTCTGTAAGTATGCTGGCACAAGATCAGTATGGGAACTATGTTATTCAG CATGTACTGGGGCATGGAAAGCCACACGAGCGATCAACCATCATTCAGGAATTAGCTGGGAATATTGTCCAGATGAGCCAACAGAAGTTTGCATCAAATGTTGTCGAAAAATGCTTAACATTTAGTGATCCTAGTGAACGCCAACTGTTGGTGAATGAGATGCTTGGAACAACTGATGAGAATGAGCCTCTTCAG GCCATGATGAAAGACCAATTTGCAAATTACGTTGTACAGAAAGTTTTAGAAACTTGTAGTGATCAGCAGCGTGAATTGATCATGTCAAGAATAAGAGTCCACTTGAACGCATTAAAGAAATACACATATGGGAAGCACATAGTAGCCCGTGTGGAGAAACTTGTTGCTGCTGGGG AGAGGAGAATTGCTGCTCAGACCCCAATAGCGTAG
- the LOC121743300 gene encoding pumilio homolog 2-like isoform X3 codes for MLLYHFISQDDMNRATPVPGHPSHPASRNAFDENSSAMASTGAELAHLRRELSSSDLVHSTSYTLTSSAPQHTGTAASFSYAAVLGASLSRSSTPDPQRIERAPSPCPTPIGGGRGGNSEKRNINSPNSFNGVASHSNEPADLAVALSGLNLSNGIVDEENHSSSQIESDADDHNNYSFNLQGGQNNTRQQSYKKKHEAGPYNMYTVPQAGKIMPSDSGMRNGGGSDLNGNHSFQSELHRNVVPSNNSYLQVSPNAAANGGGGGISQYHHLDSPNSSFSNYGLSGYPMSPISGQLGGSNLPPLFENAAAASAMAIPGMDSRMLGGSNMGAAAEHSLGRLGNQVLGSALQAPCVDPMYQQYMRTAEYAAQVTALNDPSFDRNYMGNSYMDLLQKAYLANMISPQKSQYGAPLGGKTGVSSPHGYYGNPAFGLGVSYPGSPLASSVIPNSGGLGSPLRHGDFNVRYPGGLRNVPGSIIGPWSLDNMDSTFASSLLEEFKSNKAKCFELSEIVGHVVEFSADQYGSRFIQQKLETATVEEKNMVFEEIFPQALALMTDVFGNYVIQKFFEHGMASQRRELAGKLFGHVLNLSLQMYGCRVIQKAIEVVDVDQKIKMVEELDGHVMRCVRDQNGNHVIQKCIECVPEEHIQFIISTFYDQVVTLSTHPYGCRVIQRVLEHCKDETTQSKVMEEILGSVSMLAQDQYGNYVIQHVLGHGKPHERSTIIQELAGNIVQMSQQKFASNVVEKCLTFSDPSERQLLVNEMLGTTDENEPLQAMMKDQFANYVVQKVLETCSDQQRELIMSRIRVHLNALKKYTYGKHIVARVEKLVAAGERRIAAQTPIA; via the exons ATGCTCCTTTATCATTTTATCTCACAG GATGACATGAACCGTGCTACTCCCGTTCCCGGACACCCTTCTCACCCAGCTAGCAGAAATGCTTTTGATGAAAATTCTAGTGCTATGGCTTCAACAGGGGCTGAGTTAGCTCATCTGCGTCGGGAATTGTCTTCATCTGATCTAGTACACTCAACTTCATATACACTGACCTCATCTGCTCCTCAGCACACAGGAACAGCTGCGTCATTCTCTTATGCTGCTGTCTTGGGCGCATCCTTGTCAAGAAGCTCAACTCCTGATCCTCAACGCATCGAAAGAGCACCAAGTCCTTGCCCAACTCCCATTGGTGGAGGCAGGGGGGGAAATTCAGAGAAAAGAAACATAAATAGTCCTAACTCTTTCAATGGTGTAGCTTCCCATTCCAATGAACCTGCTGATCTTGCGGTTGCTTTATCTGGCTTGAACCTTTCAAATGGCATCGTGGATGAGGAGAATCATTCATCCTCCCAGATTGAGTCGGATGCTGATGACCAcaataattattcttttaatctTCAGGGAGGCCAGAATAACACTAGGCAACAATCTTATAAGAAGAAACATGAAGCTGGGCCATATAATATGTATACTGTTCCCCAGGCAGGTAAAATAATGCCTTCTGATTCTGGTATGAGAAATGGAGGTGGATCAGATTTAAACGGTAATCATTCTTTTCAATCTGAGCTGCACAGAAATGTTGTCCCTTCTAATAATTCATACCTGCAAGTTTCTCCTAATGCTGCAGCTAATGGCGGGGGAGGTGGAATTTCTCAGTATCACCATCTGGATAGTCCTAACTCATCATTTTCGAATTATGGATTAAGCGGGTACCCTATGAGTCCAATATCAGGTCAACTTGGTGGGTCTAATTTGCCACCATTGTTTGAAAACGCTGCTGCTGCATCAGCTATGGCTATACCTGGGATGGACTCTAGGATGTTGGGGGGATCAAATATGGGTGCTGCTGCTGAGCATAGCCTTGGAAGATTAGGAAATCAGGTTCTGGGTAGCGCCCTGCAGGCACCTTGTGTCGACCCTATGTATCAGCAGTATATGAGAACCGCTGAATATGCTGCACAAGTAACCGCTCTCAATGATCCTTCTTTCGATAGGAACTATATGGGTAACTCATACATGGACCTGCTCCAGAAAGCCTATCTTGCGAATATGATATCTCCTCAGAAATCTCAATATGGTGCTCCATTGGGTGGTAAAACAGGTGTATCTAGCCCTCATGGTTACTATGGGAATCCTGCTTTTGGGCTCGGAGTGTCATATCCTGGAAGTCCCCTGGCTAGTTCAGTAATTCCTAATTCTGGAGGCCTTGGTAGCCCTCTAAGGCATGGAGACTTCAATGTCAGATACCCTGGTGGGTTAAGAAATGTTCCCGGGAGCATAATTGGACCCTGGTCCTTGGATAACATGGATAGTACTTTTGCTTCTTCACTGCTGGAAGAGTTCAAGAGCAATAAAGCAAAGTGCTTTGAACTTTCAGAGATTGTTGGTCATGTCGTTGAATTCAG TGCTGATCAATATGGAAGCCGATTCATTCAACAAAAGCTTGAAACTGCAACAGTAGAAGAGAAGAACATGGTTTTTGAGGAAATTTTTCCACAAGCTCTTGCATTAATGACTGATGTGTTTGGTAATTATGTAATCCAAAAG TTCTTCGAACATGGTATGGCATCTCAACGAAGAGAGCTGGCTGGCAAGCTTTTTGGTCATGTACTTAACCTAAGCCTCCAAATGTATGGTTGTAGAGTGATCCAAAAG GCAATAGAAGTTGTCGATGTGGATCAAAAGATCAAAATGGTGGAGGAGCTGGATGGGCACGTCATGCGTTGTGTTCGTGATCAGAATGGGAATCATGTTATCCAGAAGTGCATCGAGTGTGTCCCAGAGGAGCATATTCAGTTTATTATCTCAACATTCTATGATCAAGTTGTGACCCTCTCGACCCACCCTTATGGTTGCCGTGTGATTCAG CGAGTTTTAGAGCACTGTAAGGATGAAACTACCCAGAGCAAAGttatggaagaaattttgggaTCTGTAAGTATGCTGGCACAAGATCAGTATGGGAACTATGTTATTCAG CATGTACTGGGGCATGGAAAGCCACACGAGCGATCAACCATCATTCAGGAATTAGCTGGGAATATTGTCCAGATGAGCCAACAGAAGTTTGCATCAAATGTTGTCGAAAAATGCTTAACATTTAGTGATCCTAGTGAACGCCAACTGTTGGTGAATGAGATGCTTGGAACAACTGATGAGAATGAGCCTCTTCAG GCCATGATGAAAGACCAATTTGCAAATTACGTTGTACAGAAAGTTTTAGAAACTTGTAGTGATCAGCAGCGTGAATTGATCATGTCAAGAATAAGAGTCCACTTGAACGCATTAAAGAAATACACATATGGGAAGCACATAGTAGCCCGTGTGGAGAAACTTGTTGCTGCTGGGG AGAGGAGAATTGCTGCTCAGACCCCAATAGCGTAG